The Vidua macroura isolate BioBank_ID:100142 chromosome 11, ASM2450914v1, whole genome shotgun sequence genome includes a region encoding these proteins:
- the IRX6 gene encoding iroquois-class homeodomain protein IRX-6 — protein sequence MSFSQFGYPYSTTSQFFVPASPSTTCCEAAPRSGPDASSAPAAASLCCAPYESRLLAPGRAELNAALGMYSAPYAAGQGYGNYLPYGAEPAALYTALNPQYEIKDGAGTLHSGIAQPATYYSYDHSLGQYQYDSRYGTVDFGGSARRKNATRETTSTLKTWLYEHRKNPYPTKGEKIMLAIITKMTLTQVSTWFANARRRLKKENKMTWSPKNKAGEERKEDTPREEDEYSAEGEGREQKSYKEDKDLRFSDLEEEEEEEEEEAGKPEKGRTSSLQEAPSLGAALPEAPRSDCSLPGPFHAFPCAKAPAADFAPASLAGPPPPYAPAEKPRIWSLARTAGASAARRGSPEGRGAEGGGGAAGEQPPPAKAFRSSAFNLQPLPRSCASHRGLGEPCQFAAAGEGFGRGAKGGPGGSELGGTCLERLRTAFRPVLRR from the exons ATGTCCTTCTCTCAGTTCGGATACCCCTACAGCACCACTTCACAG TTCTTCGTGCCCGCCAGCCCCAGCACGACCTGCTGCGAGGCCGCCCCCCGCTCCGGGCCGGATGCCTCCTCGGCGCCGGCCGCCGCCTCCCTCTGCTGCGCCCCGTACGAGAGCCGGCTGCTGGCGCCCGGCCGCGCCGAGCTCAATGCCGCGCTGGGCATGTACAGCGCCCCGTACGCCGCCGGCCAGGGCTACGGCAACTACCTGCCCTACGGCGCCGAGCCCGCTGCGCTCTACACCGCGCTG AACCCCCAGTATGAAATCAAAGACGGCGCCGGCACGTTGCACTCGGGAATCGCGCAGCCCGCTACCTACTACTCCTACGATCATTCCTTGGGGCAGTACCAGTACGACAG CAGGTACGGGACGGTGGATTTCGGTGGTTCAGCCAGACGCAAAAATGCAACGCGAGAGACGACGAGTACTCTCAAGACCTGGCTGTACGAGCACCGCAAAAACCCCTACCCCaccaaaggagagaaaatcatGCTGGCTATCATCACTAAAATGACCCTGACGCAAGTGTCCACTTGGTTTGCTAACGCCAGACGGAGgcttaagaaagaaaacaaaatgaccTGGTCTCCCAAGAACAAAGCCggggaagagaggaaagaagataCCCCGAGAGAAGAGGATGAATACAGTGCGGAGGGTGAAGGCAGAG AGCAGAAGAGCTACAAGGAGGACAAGGACCTGCGGTTCAGCgacctggaggaggaggaagaggaggaggaggaggaggcggggAAGCCGGAGAAGGGCCGgaccagctccctgcaggaagcCCCCAGCCTGGGCGCGGCGCTGCCCGAGGCTCCGCGGAGCGACTGCAGCCTGCCCGGCCCCTTCCACGCCTTTCCTTGTGCCAAGGCCCCAGCCGCGGACTTCGCCCCCGCCTCCTTGGCCGGCCCGCCGCCGCCCTACGCGCCCGCGGAGAAGCCGCGCATCTGGTCGCTGGCGCGCACCGCCGGGGCCAGCGCGGCGCGCAGGGGCAGCCCCGAGGGCCGCGGCGCGGagggaggcggcggcgcggcgggggaGCAACCTCCGCCCGCCAAGGCCTTCCGGAGCTCCGCTTTCAACCTGCAGCCGCTCCCGCGAAGCTGCGCGTCCCACCGCGGCCTGGGGGAGCCGTGCCAGTTCGCGGCGGCGGGCGAAG GCTTCGGGCGGGGCGCTAAGGGCGGCCCGGGAGGCTCCGAGCTGGGTGGGACCTGCCTGGAAAGGCTGCGGACGGCGTTTCGGCCCGTGCTGCGGAGGTGA